A single Theropithecus gelada isolate Dixy chromosome 7b, Tgel_1.0, whole genome shotgun sequence DNA region contains:
- the CRIP2 gene encoding cysteine-rich protein 2 isoform X3: MCGGSRCTGEAAEKVSSLGKDWHKFCLKCERCSKTLTPGGHAEHDGKPFCHKPCYATLFGPKGVNIGGAGSYIYEKPLAEGPQVTGPIEVPAARPEERKASGPPKGPSRASSVTTFTGEPNTCPRCSKKVYFAEKVTSLGKDWHRPCLRCERCGKTLTPGGHAEHDGQPYCHKPCYGILFGPKGVNTGAVGSYIYDRDPEGKVQP; encoded by the exons CAG CCGAGAAGGTGAGCTCCCTGGGTAAGGACTGGCACAAGTTCTGCCTCAAGTGCGAGCGCTGCAGCAAGACGCTGACGCCTGGGGGCCACGCCGAG CATGACGGGAAGCCGTTCTGCCACAAGCCGTGCTACGCCACCCTGTTCGGACCCAAAG GCGTGAACATCGGGGGCGCGGGCTCCTACATCTATGAGAAGCCCCTGGCGGAGGGGCCGCAGGTCACCGGCCCCATCGAGGTCCCCGCGGCCCGACCGGAGGAGCGGAAGGCGAGCGGCCCCCCGAAGGGGCCCAGCAGAG CCTCCAGTGTCACTACTTTCACCGGGGAGCCCAACACGTGCCCGCGCTGCAGCAAGAAGGTGTACTTTG CTGAGAAGGTGACGTCTCTGGGCAAGGATTGGCACCGGCCCTGCCTGCGCTGCGAGCGCTGCGGGAAGACACTGACCCCCGGCGGGCACGCAGAG CACGATGGCCAGCCCTACTGCCACAAGCCCTGCTATGGAATCCTCTTCGGACCCAAGG GCGTGAACACCGGCGCGGTGGGCAGCTACATCTATGACCGGGACCCCGAAGGCAAGGTCCAGCCCTAG
- the CRIP2 gene encoding cysteine-rich protein 2 isoform X4 yields MASKCPKCDKTVYFAEKVSSLGKDWHKFCLKCERCSKTLTPGGHAEHDGKPFCHKPCYATLFGPKGVNIGGAGSYIYEKPLAEGPQVTGPIEVPAARPEERKASGPPKGPSRASSVTTFTGEPNTCPRCSKKVYFAEKVTSLGKDWHRPCLRCERCGKTLTPGGHAEHDGQPYCHKPCYGILFGPKGEREHRRGGQLHL; encoded by the exons CCGAGAAGGTGAGCTCCCTGGGTAAGGACTGGCACAAGTTCTGCCTCAAGTGCGAGCGCTGCAGCAAGACGCTGACGCCTGGGGGCCACGCCGAG CATGACGGGAAGCCGTTCTGCCACAAGCCGTGCTACGCCACCCTGTTCGGACCCAAAG GCGTGAACATCGGGGGCGCGGGCTCCTACATCTATGAGAAGCCCCTGGCGGAGGGGCCGCAGGTCACCGGCCCCATCGAGGTCCCCGCGGCCCGACCGGAGGAGCGGAAGGCGAGCGGCCCCCCGAAGGGGCCCAGCAGAG CCTCCAGTGTCACTACTTTCACCGGGGAGCCCAACACGTGCCCGCGCTGCAGCAAGAAGGTGTACTTTG CTGAGAAGGTGACGTCTCTGGGCAAGGATTGGCACCGGCCCTGCCTGCGCTGCGAGCGCTGCGGGAAGACACTGACCCCCGGCGGGCACGCAGAG CACGATGGCCAGCCCTACTGCCACAAGCCCTGCTATGGAATCCTCTTCGGACCCAAGGGTGA GCGTGAACACCGGCGCGGTGGGCAGCTACATCTATGA
- the CRIP2 gene encoding cysteine-rich protein 2 isoform X1 — MASKCPKCDKTVYFAEKVSSLGKDWHKFCLKCERCSKTLTPGGHAEHDGKPFCHKPCYATLFGPKGVNIGGAGSYIYEKPLAEGPQVTGPIEVPAARPEERKASGPPKGPSRASSVTTFTGEPNTCPRCSKKVYFAEKVTSLGKDWHRPCLRCERCGKTLTPGGHAEHDGQPYCHKPCYGILFGPKGECGQGGPHVFPALPIPPLFLPPTPVASLHRREHRRGGQLHL; from the exons CCGAGAAGGTGAGCTCCCTGGGTAAGGACTGGCACAAGTTCTGCCTCAAGTGCGAGCGCTGCAGCAAGACGCTGACGCCTGGGGGCCACGCCGAG CATGACGGGAAGCCGTTCTGCCACAAGCCGTGCTACGCCACCCTGTTCGGACCCAAAG GCGTGAACATCGGGGGCGCGGGCTCCTACATCTATGAGAAGCCCCTGGCGGAGGGGCCGCAGGTCACCGGCCCCATCGAGGTCCCCGCGGCCCGACCGGAGGAGCGGAAGGCGAGCGGCCCCCCGAAGGGGCCCAGCAGAG CCTCCAGTGTCACTACTTTCACCGGGGAGCCCAACACGTGCCCGCGCTGCAGCAAGAAGGTGTACTTTG CTGAGAAGGTGACGTCTCTGGGCAAGGATTGGCACCGGCCCTGCCTGCGCTGCGAGCGCTGCGGGAAGACACTGACCCCCGGCGGGCACGCAGAG CACGATGGCCAGCCCTACTGCCACAAGCCCTGCTATGGAATCCTCTTCGGACCCAAGGGTGAGTGTGGCCAGGGTGGTCCGCATgtcttccctgccctccccatccctccactgttcctcccacccaccccagtGGCCTCCCTCCACAGGCGTGAACACCGGCGCGGTGGGCAGCTACATCTATGA
- the CRIP2 gene encoding cysteine-rich protein 2 isoform X2, whose product MASKCPKCDKTVYFAEKVSSLGKDWHKFCLKCERCSKTLTPGGHAEHDGKPFCHKPCYATLFGPKGVNIGGAGSYIYEKPLAEGPQVTGPIEVPAARPEERKASGPPKGPSRASSVTTFTGEPNTCPRCSKKVYFAEKVTSLGKDWHRPCLRCERCGKTLTPGGHAEHDGQPYCHKPCYGILFGPKGVNTGAVGSYIYDRDPEGKVQP is encoded by the exons CCGAGAAGGTGAGCTCCCTGGGTAAGGACTGGCACAAGTTCTGCCTCAAGTGCGAGCGCTGCAGCAAGACGCTGACGCCTGGGGGCCACGCCGAG CATGACGGGAAGCCGTTCTGCCACAAGCCGTGCTACGCCACCCTGTTCGGACCCAAAG GCGTGAACATCGGGGGCGCGGGCTCCTACATCTATGAGAAGCCCCTGGCGGAGGGGCCGCAGGTCACCGGCCCCATCGAGGTCCCCGCGGCCCGACCGGAGGAGCGGAAGGCGAGCGGCCCCCCGAAGGGGCCCAGCAGAG CCTCCAGTGTCACTACTTTCACCGGGGAGCCCAACACGTGCCCGCGCTGCAGCAAGAAGGTGTACTTTG CTGAGAAGGTGACGTCTCTGGGCAAGGATTGGCACCGGCCCTGCCTGCGCTGCGAGCGCTGCGGGAAGACACTGACCCCCGGCGGGCACGCAGAG CACGATGGCCAGCCCTACTGCCACAAGCCCTGCTATGGAATCCTCTTCGGACCCAAGG GCGTGAACACCGGCGCGGTGGGCAGCTACATCTATGACCGGGACCCCGAAGGCAAGGTCCAGCCCTAG